One window of Biomphalaria glabrata chromosome 6, xgBioGlab47.1, whole genome shotgun sequence genomic DNA carries:
- the LOC106080187 gene encoding uncharacterized protein LOC106080187: MPLVEKIGEDKDVIPDHLTSLTIKELKPSTKLLDRYLKVKVQQKWQLSTRGPGSIKLTLVDGDGTVIDFLGVGKIAHDLDSVTCGETLILIRFVCQRATSDYKKPYLIIADDTKLEKSLVWICKSGPAVVYKQGDKPADSKVAFKNHLEEPSSGPRAKVVQTNGSVAGKKEVDKRTSRATRNKEVVQNNGSPARNKEVVQTNGSPARNKEVVQTNGSPARNKEVVQTNGSPARNKEVVQTNGSASRKKEVDIQTSSAATNKEVVQTNGSPATNKEVVETSGSAATNKEVVETSGSAATNKEVVETSGSAATNKEVVETSGSVVGNKEVDKPTSPASRNKQLPKKSPQYTYKLLSDLEVNTVVDVYGVVKFSRPAMKTRGQDYLCVVGLVDPSLTDPESKLPCNLFCRDADKLPAPETGDVIRFHRLRIQTFNGRLQGSNAPGFQWLLFQGSCDRRTSSSPNYTFEEHDQQKVSQLMDWWNELNKLTLTPLADMQPKLYYNLVCQVIRVCELESNCVLLRVWDGTHFNWPVKTTKEEELNGSLKEDARLVKASEGLACDIYVFDCHCQSAAVVEPGDFVQFVNLHAAVYTEPVELTLHGNVSFGRKVAVLPPDNCDVVKLKAVLDPLVEQSDRPVQEENDPNGRSGRKRHHSLSTLKEEISSPNKKQARDTNSNACESSQTLSKSLPGTSPHSLTEPRNSSTAFEKQCTIKQTTSRATTSEERTLISSDSNAAKTKTNPTSHVSKEHVIEVCCEEIFKNMPAKQRKCLPPFTASQLSPSTASHRDLSQTVVHPNNIGQCCPKHQEKDLIKLSASPVMHHEIIHSLNPVGSESGTICKTSNTREGLTFSDNSVSDSLDSPSSYHTAPSPGGCGMETGSCDMEPGSCDMEASSDQNLPSHDQTSSRHDQTSSRHDQTSPNYKIVKKKPLVLKKKGQNQEEKKPSSLFPRCLEGEGHIMCHDTYTIYYVSSQDSMPDSSEKSQDSDISDNLFSGCTKTTVVRGHKTRNCSQPAVIKKSLSHLTDPTVSDKLVSCCSQQSVNCDTSSDRGAKLTAADASGSQCMRPNSTNGRIVSGQKKLVVHKKLLLNPAVKKQLRCMLKTSTVTVGHHLVPFTTLSEVLQHNEPSKFRLQVRVQDFLPKPSCCHALVFLSCRHCLHSENCQDLTHTENQICCQCNNKSTLSPTVMMTFTLFDNTGTIVAHLVDKYSLQFFQLNSPLELTDKPTFTRVVQSLNTLCPDGLSPEVFPLMECCIMAFKDNGSMRYHIFDTILV; the protein is encoded by the exons ATGCCTCTTGTTGAGAAAATTGGGGAAGACAAAGATGTTATTCCTGACCACTTGACATCACTGACTATCAAAGAACTGAAACCTTCCACAAAGCTTTTAGATAGATATTTAAAG GTTAAAGTCCAACAGAAATGGCAACTTTCTACTAGAGGTCCTGGCTCAATTAAATTAACTCTTGTTGatg GGGATGGCACTGTCATAGATTTTCTCGGAGTGGGGAAAATAGCACACGACTTAGATTCTGTTACCTGTggg gaaactttaattttaataagaTTTGTGTGTCAAAGGGCAACATCGGATTACAAAAAGCCATATTTGATCATTGCTGATGACACGAAACTTGAAAAGTCCCTGGTTTGG attTGTAAGAGTGGTCCAGCTGTTGTATATAAACAAGGAGATAAACCAGCAGACAGCAAAGTGGCTTTTAAGAATCACTTAGAGGAACCATCTAGTGGTCCGAGGGCAAAAGTGGTTCAAACAAACGGTTCAGTAGCTGGAAAAAAAGAAGTGGATAAACGAACTAGCCGAGCAACTAGAAACAAAGAAGTGGTTCAAAACAATGGCTCACCAGCTAGAAACAAAGAAGTGGTTCAAACAAATGGCTCACCAGCTAGAAACAAAGAAGTGGTTCAAACAAATGGCTCACCAGCTAGAAACAAAGAAGTGGTTCAAACAAATGGCTCACCAGCTAGAAACAAAGAAGTGGTTCAAACAAATGGCTCAGCATCTAGAAAAAAAGAAGTGGATATACAAACTAGCTCAGCAGCTACAAACAAAGAAGTGGTTCAAACAAATGGCTCACCAGCTACAAACAAAGAAGTGGTTGAAACAAGTGGCTCAGCAGCTACAAACAAAGAAGTGGTTGAAACAAGTGGCTCAGCAGCTACAAACAAAGAAGTGGTTGAAACAAGTGGCTCAGCAGCTACAAACAAAGAAGTGGTTGAAACAAGTGGCTCAGTAGTTGGAAACAAAGAAGTGGATAAACCAACTAGCCCAGCATCTAGAAACAAACAG CTTCCAAAGAAGTCTCCGCAGTACACGTACAAACTTCTGTCTGACCTGGAAGTCAACACTGTTGTTGATGTCTATGGAGTCGTCAAATTCTCCAGACCTGCCATGAAAACAAGAGGCCAAG acTATCTCTGTGTCGTTGGATTAGTTGATCCCTCGTTGACAGACCCAGAGAGTAAGCTCCCTTGTAACCTGTTCTGTCGAGATGCTGACAAGTTGCCTGCTCCTGAAACTGGAGATGTTATCAGATTCCACAGGCTCAGG ATTCAAACCTTCAATGGACGTCTCCAAGGCTCCAACGCACCTGGTTTTCAGTGGCTGTTGTTCCAAGGGTCATGTGACAGGAGAACATCTTCAAGCCCTAATTACACTTTTGAAGAACATGATCAGCAGAAA GTGTCGCAACTGATGGACTGGTGGAATGAACTAAATAAACTGACCCTGACACCTCTAGCGGACATGCAGCCAAAGCTGTATTATAACCTTGTGTGTCAG GTGATCAGAGTTTGTGAGTTGGAGTCTAACTGTGTGCTGCTTCGTGTCTGGGATGGAACACATTTTAATTG GCCTGTGAAAACAACCAAAGAAGAAGAACTGAATGGCTCACTTAAAGAGGACGCTCGTCTTGTCAAAGCTTCTGAAGGATTAGCGTGCGACATTTATGTGTTTGACTGTCATTGTCAAAGTGCAGCCGTTGTTGAG CCTGGTGATTTTGTCCAGTTTGTTAACCTACATGCTGCTGTGTACACAGAACCAGTTGAATTAACTCTTCATGGAAATGTTTCCTTTGGTCGTAAAGTCGCAGTGCTGCCCCCAGATAACTGTGACGTTGTGAAACTAAAAGCTGTTCTTGATCCCTTGGTCGAGCAGAGTGACAGGCCTGTACAAGAAGAAAACGACCCAAATGGAAGGTCCGGAAGAAAAAGGCATCACTCACTCTCCACGCTAAAAGAGGAGATCTCTTCACCCAATAAGAAACAGGCCCGTGACACAAACAGCAATGCCTGCGAGAGTTCTCAGACTTTGTCCAAGTCTCTGCCTGGAACCTCTCCACATTCTTTAACCGAGCCTCGAAATTCTTCCACTGCCTTTGAGAAACAATGTAccataaaacaaacaacttcACGCGCAACTACTTCTGAAGAAAGAACTTTGATTTCTTCAGATTCAAATGCCGCCAAGACGAAGACCAATCCAACTAGTCATGTGAGTAAAGAGCATGTCATTGAGGTTTGTTGTGAAGAGATTTTCAAAAACATGCCTGCTAAACAAAGGAAGTGTTTACCTCCCTTCACTGCATCTCAGTTGTCTCCTTCAACTGCGTCTCATCGTGATTTAAGTCAAACAGTGGTTCATCCCAACAACATAGGTCAGTGCTGTCCTAAGCACCAAGAAAAAGATCTAATTAAACTCTCTGCCTCTCCTGTAATGCATCACGAAATAATTCATTCACTAAATCCTGTTGGGAGTGAAAGCGGTACTATTTGTAAAACTTCAAACACCAGGGAAGGATTAACTTTCAGTGACAATTCTGTCAGTGACAGCTTGGACTCACCTTCAAGCTATCATACTGCTCCGAGCCCAGGCGGCTGTGGCATGGAAACAGGCAGCTGTGACATGGAACCAGGCAGCTGTGACATGGAAGCTAGTTCTGATCAAAACTTGCCCAGCCATGACCAGACATCATCCAGACATGACCAAACATCGTCCAGACATGACCAGACATCACCCAactataaaatagttaaaaaaaaacctttggttttaaaaaagaaggGGCAAAatcaagaggaaaaaaaacctTCCAGCCTGTTCCCGCGGTGTTTAGAAGGTGAAGGTCACATCATGTGTCATGACACTTACACCATATACTACGTTAGTTCCCAGGATTCTATGCCAGATAGTTCAGAGAAAAGTCAAGACTCTGACATCAGTGACAACTTGTTCAGTGGCTGTACCAAGACAACCGTTGTCAGGGGCCATAAGACTCGTAATTGTAGCCAACCAGCTGTCATTAAAAAGTCACTTAGTCACCTCACCGACCCAACAGTAAGTGACAAGCTAGTCAGCTGTTGTAGCCAGCAATCTGTCAACTGTGATACTTCGTCAGACCGTGGCGCCAAACTAACTGCCGCAGACGCTTCAGGTAGCCAATGCATGAGGCCAAATTCAACTAATGGCAGGATTGTCAGTGGTCAGAAAAAGCTTGTTGTTCACAAGAAGCTTCTGCTGAATCCAGCCGTCAAGAAACAACTCAGGTGTATGCTGAAAACTTCCACAG TAACTGTAGGACATCACCTTGTTCCATTCACCACACTGTCTGAAGTCCTGCAGCACAATGAGCCGTCCAAGTTTAGACTGCAAGTGAGAGTCCAAGACTTTCTGCCCAAGCCTTCTTGCTGCCATGCTTTAGTATTTCTCAGCTGCCGTCATTGTCTCCACAG TGAAAATTGTCAAGACTTGACTCACACAGAGAACCAGATCTGCTGCCAGTGTAACAACAAAAGCACCTTGTCGCCAACTGTGATGATGACGTttactttgtttgataacaCAGGCACCATTGTAGCTCATCTAGTGGATAAATATTCT CTTCAGTTTTTCCAGTTGAACTCTCCCCTGGAGTTAACTGACAAGCCAACATTTACCAGGGTGGTGCAGTCGCTGAACACGTTGTGCCCTGATGGTTTGTCTCCAGAAGTGTTCCCCCTTATGGAGTGCTGCATTATGGCTTTCAAAGACAATGGCTCTATGAGATATCATATCTTTGATACAATTTTGGTCTAA
- the LOC106080195 gene encoding uncharacterized protein LOC106080195 codes for MASSLLFCCLYYFLAVASTVPDISIDLQVLPKEITIGRTQSLEVLCQTRLINSSLFSVSLLHSLGTDAANYTYIATVANVDGSLKTISDNSVNVTGAINNTGKSYVRLTVARPTFKRTGFYQCEISGIDASGKPVVTSNYAQVRSSNTDMDAVFEKIENFTHLYYETIQSLESKIGVSANISAANSDILRLQTSFTQLNKSVVAFQDTSAQEAKNFTNLFYLLQNEVKFATSKCETKLKEMSFFQTNFQSTLQTLTGKLEAFEKQQAMANLDLKLHAKTLASQQLTMASLKIQSGNFMCGQYVRNFPIALTRNERAEDFQITFPTPFANQPIILLHVTRYDVFSGENFRFDLDKYNVTNSGFVGRCLTWGTTVIYRIRVEWTALDIPTNVIQNKTQQN; via the exons ATGGCGTCATCACTTCTATTCTGTTGTCTGTATTATTTTCTGGCTGTAGCTTCAACTG TTCCAGATATTTCTATCGACTTGCAAGTTTTACCAAAGGAGATCACCATCGGCAGAACCCAAAGTCTAGAAGTGCTTTGTCAAACGAGATTGATCAATTCTTCTCTCTTCTCTGTGTCACTGTTACATTCCCTAGGCACAGATGCTGCCAACTACACTTACATAGCCACTGTGGCAAACGTGGACGGATCCTTGAAAACCATTTCTGACAACTCAGTTAACGTCACCGGAGCCATAAATAACACGGGGAAATCATACGTCAGGCTAACGGTGGCACGACCTACATTCAAAAGAACCGGATTTTACCAGTGTGAGATCAGCGGCATCGATGCATCGGGAAAACCCGTTGTCACTTCCAACTATGCGCAGGTCCGTTCGTCAAACACCGATATGGACGCAGTTTTTGAAAAAATCGAAAACTTCACACATTTGTATTACGAAACAATACAATCGTTAGAGTCAAAGATTGGCGTCAGCGCTAATATCAGCGCAGCTAACAGCGATATACTGCGTCTTCAGACATCTTTTACACAGTTAAATAAGAGCGTTGTAGCATTTCAAGATACGTCAGCCCAAGAAGCTAAGAATTTCacaaatttattttacctgCTTCAAAATGAGGTCAAATTTGCTACCTCGAAATGCGAAACAAAGTTAAAAGAAATGAGTTTTTTCCAGACCAATTTTCAGTCAACCCTACAAACTCTGACAGGCAAGCTAGAGGCGTTTGAAAAGCAGCAAGCTATGGCCAACTTAGATTTGAAACTACATGCCAAGACACTTGCCTCTCAACAGTTGACAATGGCCTCGCTCAAAATCCAGTCCGGAAACTTTATGTGCGGCCAATATGTCCGTAACTTCCCGATAGCCTTGACCCGAAATGAACGAGCGGAAGACTTCCAAATCACTTTCCCGACCCCCTTCGCAAATCAGCCAATCATTCTGCTCCACGTGACGCGCTATGATGTTTTCAGTGGCGAGAATTTCAGATTTGATCTTGATAAATACAACGTTACGAATTCTGGCTTTGTTGGCAGGTGTTTGACCTGGGGAACTACAGTTATATATAGAATCAGAGTTGAATGGACGGCACTCGACATACCAACAAATGTAATTCAAAATAAAACCCAGCAAAACTAA